From the genome of Streptococcus lutetiensis, one region includes:
- the rnpM gene encoding RNase P modulator RnpM, producing MAKTRKIPLRKSVVSGEVIDKRDLLRIVKNKEGEIFIDPTGKQNGRGAYIKLDNAEALQAKEKRVFNRSFSMEVPESFYDELIAYVDHKVKRRELGLE from the coding sequence ATGGCTAAAACACGTAAAATACCTTTAAGAAAATCAGTTGTTTCAGGTGAAGTTATTGATAAGCGTGATTTACTTCGCATTGTTAAGAACAAAGAAGGTGAGATTTTTATCGATCCAACTGGTAAGCAAAACGGACGTGGTGCTTACATCAAACTTGACAATGCAGAAGCTCTTCAAGCCAAAGAAAAACGCGTCTTTAACCGTAGCTTTTCAATGGAAGTTCCTGAATCATTTTATGATGAATTGATTGCTTACGTAGATCACAAAGTCAAAAGAAGAGAGTTAGGTCTTGAATAA
- the nusA gene encoding transcription termination factor NusA, with product MSKEMLEAFRILEEEKHINKDDIIDAVKESLKSAYKRRYGQSESCVIEFDDKKGDFKVYTVREVVEEVFDSRLEISLSDALKISSAYELGDKIRFEESVAEFGRVAAQSAKQTIMEKMHRQIREVTYNEYKQHEGEIMTGTVERFDQRFIYVNLGSLEAQLSHQDQIPGETWKSHDRIEVYVYKVENNPKGVNVFVSRSHPQFIKRIMEQEIPEVFDGTVEIMSVSREAGDRTKVAVRSHNPNVDAIGTIVGRGGSNIKKVISKFHPKRYDAKAGVEVPVEENIDVIQWVEDPAEFIYNAIAPAEVDMVLFDEEDSKRATVVVPDNKLSLAIGRRGQNVRLAAHLTGYRIDIKSASEYEALEAERAEQAAAPAEEVAETAETEVVANDAE from the coding sequence ATGAGCAAAGAAATGCTAGAAGCCTTCCGTATTTTGGAAGAAGAAAAACACATTAACAAAGACGATATCATCGACGCTGTCAAGGAATCTTTGAAATCAGCTTATAAACGTCGTTATGGTCAATCTGAATCATGTGTTATTGAATTCGACGACAAAAAAGGTGACTTTAAAGTCTACACAGTTCGTGAAGTTGTTGAAGAAGTTTTTGATAGCCGTCTAGAAATCAGCTTGTCAGATGCATTGAAAATTAGCTCAGCTTACGAATTAGGTGACAAAATTCGCTTTGAAGAATCTGTTGCTGAATTTGGTCGTGTGGCTGCTCAATCAGCTAAACAAACAATCATGGAAAAAATGCATCGTCAAATTCGTGAAGTGACTTACAACGAGTACAAACAACACGAAGGCGAAATCATGACTGGTACTGTTGAACGCTTCGACCAACGTTTCATCTATGTTAACCTTGGTTCTCTTGAAGCACAATTGTCACACCAAGACCAAATTCCTGGTGAAACATGGAAATCACACGACCGTATAGAAGTTTACGTTTACAAAGTTGAAAACAATCCAAAAGGTGTTAACGTCTTTGTAAGCCGTAGCCACCCTCAATTCATCAAACGTATCATGGAACAAGAAATTCCTGAAGTATTTGACGGAACTGTTGAAATCATGAGCGTTTCACGTGAGGCTGGAGATCGTACAAAAGTTGCTGTTCGTAGCCACAATCCAAACGTTGATGCTATCGGTACAATCGTTGGTCGTGGTGGAAGCAACATCAAAAAAGTTATCAGCAAATTCCATCCAAAACGTTACGATGCTAAAGCTGGCGTAGAAGTTCCTGTTGAAGAAAATATTGATGTTATCCAATGGGTTGAAGATCCAGCTGAATTCATCTACAACGCTATCGCACCAGCTGAAGTTGATATGGTTCTTTTCGACGAAGAAGACAGCAAACGTGCAACTGTTGTTGTTCCTGACAACAAATTGTCACTTGCTATCGGTCGTCGTGGACAAAACGTTCGTTTGGCCGCACATTTGACTGGCTACCGTATCGACATCAAATCTGCTTCAGAATATGAAGCACTTGAAGCTGAACGTGCAGAACAAGCAGCTGCTCCAGCTGAAGAAGTTGCTGAAACTGCTGAAACAGAAGTTGTAGCAAACGACGCAGAATAA
- a CDS encoding bifunctional glycosyltransferase family 2/GtrA family protein, with protein MMFQDVVIVIPAYEPDDRLLELLKNIRDKENQMFDIILVDDGSGADFASLFAIAQSNYACHLQKHAENKGKGRALKTAFSYILDNFPNAKGIVTIDSDGQHTYEDMMKCLAEFLQHPDSLVLGVRTFEKSVPLRSKLGNLLTRDVLGAMTGMNVSDTQTGLRVIPMSWLPKLLTVEGERYEFEMNMLLEAKEDNISICEVGIATIYLEENQSSHFDVIRDSIRIYKVFFKYIFSSLFSFLVDIVAFTILISLFNGLSFSAVTLASVLARAISSVVNFTLNHKVVFKQGQSNSAIKYFTLVVVQIVLSSLLVTVLGNTLTMLPISLVKILVDGTLFFVSYFVQKHLIFSGGENEDQ; from the coding sequence ATGATGTTTCAAGATGTTGTTATTGTCATTCCTGCCTATGAACCTGATGACCGTTTGTTGGAACTTTTGAAAAATATTCGGGATAAGGAAAATCAAATGTTTGACATTATTTTAGTCGATGACGGTAGTGGAGCTGATTTTGCATCGTTATTTGCAATAGCGCAGAGTAACTATGCTTGTCACTTGCAAAAACACGCTGAGAATAAAGGAAAAGGTCGTGCTTTAAAAACGGCTTTTTCATATATTTTGGATAATTTTCCTAATGCCAAAGGAATTGTGACGATTGATTCTGATGGTCAACATACCTACGAAGACATGATGAAATGTTTGGCTGAATTTTTGCAACATCCTGATAGTTTGGTGCTGGGTGTTAGAACATTTGAAAAATCTGTTCCTTTACGTAGTAAATTGGGAAATTTATTGACAAGAGACGTCTTGGGGGCTATGACAGGTATGAACGTTTCTGATACGCAAACAGGGCTTCGTGTGATTCCTATGTCATGGCTACCAAAACTCTTAACCGTGGAGGGTGAACGGTATGAATTTGAGATGAATATGTTACTTGAGGCAAAAGAGGACAATATTTCAATTTGTGAAGTTGGCATTGCAACGATTTATTTAGAGGAAAATCAGTCATCACATTTTGATGTGATTCGTGACTCGATTAGAATTTACAAGGTTTTCTTCAAGTACATTTTTTCATCATTGTTTTCCTTCTTGGTTGATATTGTTGCTTTTACGATTTTAATTTCTTTGTTTAATGGATTGAGTTTTAGTGCGGTGACGTTAGCTTCGGTTTTAGCGCGTGCGATATCATCTGTTGTTAATTTCACCTTGAATCATAAAGTGGTTTTTAAACAAGGTCAATCAAATAGTGCGATAAAATACTTCACTTTGGTGGTAGTACAGATTGTTTTGTCAAGTTTATTGGTAACAGTTCTAGGAAATACCTTGACGATGCTGCCAATTTCATTGGTGAAGATTTTAGTTGATGGTACACTTTTCTTTGTCAGTTATTTTGTGCAAAAACATTTGATTTTTAGTGGAGGCGAGAATGAAGACCAGTAA
- the ccrZ gene encoding cell cycle regulator CcrZ, whose protein sequence is MKEKEGRQVTTVSDQELTMTPLRGKSGKAFIGQYPNGEKIFIKFNTTPILPALAKEQIAPQLLWVRRTGNGDTMSAQEWLDGRILTKEDMGSKQIVHILLRLHKSRPLVNQLLQLNYKIENPYDLLVDWEKNAPLQIRENTYLQGIVKELKRSLPEFRSEVATIVHGDIKHSNWVITTSGMIYLVDWDSVRLTDRMYDVAFLLSHYIPYTRWGEWLNSYGYKDNEKVRSKVAWYGQFSYLSQILKCFDKRDMEHVNQEIYGLRKFRELVSKKK, encoded by the coding sequence ATGAAAGAAAAGGAGGGCAGACAGGTGACAACAGTATCAGATCAGGAATTGACAATGACACCACTTCGAGGAAAAAGTGGGAAAGCCTTTATTGGTCAATATCCGAATGGTGAAAAAATCTTTATCAAGTTTAACACAACACCAATTTTACCAGCTCTTGCTAAAGAGCAGATTGCGCCACAATTGTTGTGGGTACGTCGCACTGGTAATGGCGATACAATGAGTGCACAAGAATGGCTTGATGGAAGAATTTTGACTAAAGAGGATATGGGTAGTAAACAAATTGTCCATATTCTTTTACGTTTACACAAGTCACGACCATTGGTTAACCAATTGTTACAGTTAAACTATAAGATTGAAAATCCATATGATTTGTTGGTTGACTGGGAAAAAAATGCACCCTTGCAAATTCGTGAAAATACGTATTTGCAAGGGATTGTAAAAGAACTAAAACGTAGCTTACCAGAATTTCGTTCTGAAGTTGCGACTATTGTACATGGGGATATCAAACACAGTAACTGGGTTATTACAACAAGTGGTATGATTTACCTTGTTGACTGGGATTCAGTTCGTTTGACAGATCGAATGTACGACGTAGCCTTTCTTTTGAGTCACTACATTCCTTACACACGTTGGGGTGAGTGGTTGAATTCTTATGGCTATAAAGACAATGAAAAAGTACGCAGTAAAGTTGCTTGGTATGGGCAATTTTCATATCTATCACAGATTTTGAAATGTTTTGACAAACGTGATATGGAACACGTCAACCAAGAAATTTACGGCTTACGAAAATTTAGGGAGTTAGTTAGTAAAAAGAAATAA
- a CDS encoding ABC transporter permease: MKEVFRKRRSLFLGQCLKYLRYVLNDHFVLVLLFLSGFLMVQYGELLKHFPKRHWWLEAILVIVTVALLSLGKIATYIEAPDKLFYLPKEEEVVAWIHQARVRSFGVWAVLQTAVFLLLAPIFFKLGFSIPVFSVLLLILLGIKWVIMARKEKVFFRDDHFSWEAAITYETKRRQSILKFFALFTTVKGISASVKRRAYLDKLLVLVKKGHDKTWSNLYLRAFLRSSDYLALTLRLVLLSVLALLFIPNHLVAVGLALILNYLLLFQLLGLAQHFEYQYLTRLYPISEIQKLANLKALLKTLSYVICLIELLLCFSLKAAGLLILITVIVTEWYLPYKIAKMID; the protein is encoded by the coding sequence ATGAAAGAAGTTTTTCGAAAACGACGCAGCCTCTTTTTAGGGCAATGTCTGAAATACTTACGTTATGTATTGAATGATCACTTTGTCTTGGTCTTGCTTTTCTTATCAGGTTTTTTGATGGTTCAATACGGAGAACTATTGAAGCATTTTCCAAAGCGGCATTGGTGGCTTGAGGCTATTCTAGTTATTGTGACAGTTGCCCTGCTTAGTCTTGGAAAAATTGCGACTTATATTGAGGCACCAGATAAACTATTTTATTTGCCAAAGGAAGAAGAAGTGGTGGCTTGGATTCATCAAGCGAGAGTGCGTTCTTTTGGTGTTTGGGCAGTTTTGCAAACGGCTGTTTTCTTGTTGTTAGCACCCATTTTCTTTAAATTAGGTTTCTCAATTCCTGTATTTTCGGTACTTTTGCTAATTTTGCTTGGTATCAAGTGGGTGATTATGGCAAGAAAAGAAAAAGTCTTTTTTAGAGATGATCATTTTTCTTGGGAAGCTGCCATTACTTATGAAACTAAGCGTCGTCAATCTATTTTGAAATTCTTTGCTCTCTTTACAACGGTTAAAGGAATTTCAGCAAGCGTCAAACGTCGTGCTTACTTAGATAAGCTTCTTGTTTTGGTTAAGAAAGGTCACGATAAAACATGGTCAAACCTTTATCTTAGGGCTTTTCTTCGCAGTTCAGATTATCTAGCTTTGACCTTGCGTTTAGTTTTGTTAAGTGTTCTTGCTTTGCTATTTATTCCAAATCATTTGGTAGCAGTTGGACTTGCTTTGATTTTGAATTATCTTTTACTGTTTCAGTTGTTAGGACTTGCCCAACATTTTGAGTATCAATATTTAACACGCTTATACCCTATTTCAGAAATACAGAAACTGGCTAATTTAAAGGCTTTGTTGAAGACTTTGTCTTATGTTATTTGCTTGATTGAGCTTCTGCTATGTTTTTCTTTGAAGGCTGCAGGGCTTCTGATTTTGATTACTGTAATTGTTACAGAATGGTATCTTCCTTACAAAATTGCGAAGATGATTGACTAG
- the rimP gene encoding ribosome maturation factor RimP: protein MLIANANTIIDVVTEVVAPAIKEPFELVDVEYGKMGSDYVLSILIDKPEGITVNDTADLTEIISPLLDAIKPDPFPEQYMLEVSSPGLERPLKTKEALEKAVGSYVNVSLYKAIDKVKVFQGDLVAFDGETLTIDYLDKTRKKTVEIPYSTVAKARLAVKL, encoded by the coding sequence ATTCTTATCGCAAACGCAAATACAATCATTGATGTCGTTACAGAAGTGGTTGCACCAGCTATTAAAGAGCCGTTTGAATTGGTTGATGTCGAGTATGGGAAAATGGGTAGCGATTATGTGCTTAGCATTTTAATTGACAAACCAGAAGGGATTACCGTAAATGATACAGCTGATTTGACTGAAATCATCAGCCCTTTGCTTGATGCGATTAAACCAGACCCATTTCCAGAGCAATATATGTTGGAAGTGTCTAGCCCTGGTTTAGAACGCCCGTTAAAAACGAAAGAAGCTCTTGAAAAAGCTGTAGGTTCTTATGTCAATGTTAGTCTTTACAAAGCTATTGATAAAGTTAAGGTGTTCCAAGGAGACCTTGTAGCTTTTGATGGTGAAACATTGACCATTGATTATTTGGACAAAACACGCAAGAAAACCGTTGAAATTCCATATTCAACAGTTGCAAAAGCGCGTTTGGCAGTGAAATTGTAG
- a CDS encoding glycosyltransferase family 2 protein, whose product MKTSKRVLYFVAFVTTAFYLTWRLVATIPWHDSWFALIFGILLWGSEVVSAITGYILIWNKQKDFELEKPEIAKERYPDVDVLIATHNEDPELLYKTINACTFMEYPDKSKVHIYVCDDTNRLEVSKLADELGVGYFGLADNKDAKSGNYNNALHQTSSPLVATFDADMIPYRKFLLETVPYFVEQVEAYENGDDYDKSKVGLIQTPQSFYNADIFQFNLFSESTLPNEQDIFSKEINIFNNSHGAAVYTGSNTVIFRKAIEDVGGFPTDTITEDFELGVRMNVAGYVNYSTKSPMASGLTPTDLKSVIKQRVRWGRGVIRSSYNMNIFFNPKLTKGQRIVYINSYLYWWSFFRRLLYILAPILYTVFHVRVVVSNIWLLFLFWLPSYALTRLSMREVSKQYRTQVWGEIVETIFAPYLFIPMMLESFGISEKKFKVTRKGNDTSWTLYLYALPYLVLWGLAVYGLVIFNYGKFGSELFYGSIISFWLIYHIINLTFAIFCAFGRPIYRSSERFTVDEAMVVEVDDDSYQVRVCDISETGISFYTNLPLYLPKEKELTLNLQSRDYHARVKGHVIRVFAIDNGWRYGVQFSEVPEADKREFYQYIYDRVNHNLPKEKDPWMTTWDDLFENFSQRFQSNERPISAYDQVAFPKVRVNEEVQVAGKKRQLRKTDYYYMTFSGKLTNPKKEPNVAFTYKDLPIQLTFVSYDIDRGESLYQVTNLADLDSLPAFKALANEWRGRA is encoded by the coding sequence ATGAAGACCAGTAAGAGGGTACTCTATTTCGTTGCATTTGTAACGACTGCCTTTTATTTAACTTGGCGTTTGGTGGCGACTATTCCGTGGCATGATTCATGGTTTGCGCTAATCTTTGGGATTTTATTGTGGGGAAGTGAGGTAGTTTCAGCCATTACAGGTTACATTCTCATTTGGAATAAGCAAAAGGACTTTGAGCTTGAAAAGCCTGAGATCGCTAAGGAGCGTTACCCAGATGTGGATGTTTTGATTGCAACGCATAATGAGGATCCAGAGTTGCTTTATAAGACGATTAATGCCTGCACTTTTATGGAATATCCTGATAAGTCTAAGGTGCATATCTACGTCTGTGATGATACCAATCGTCTAGAAGTTTCCAAATTGGCTGATGAGCTTGGTGTTGGTTATTTTGGTTTGGCGGATAATAAAGATGCCAAATCAGGAAACTACAATAATGCTTTACATCAGACGTCATCACCTTTGGTGGCGACATTTGATGCTGATATGATTCCTTATCGTAAATTCCTGTTGGAGACTGTGCCCTATTTTGTTGAACAAGTTGAGGCTTATGAAAATGGTGACGATTATGATAAGTCAAAAGTTGGTTTGATTCAAACGCCACAAAGTTTTTACAATGCTGATATTTTCCAATTTAACTTGTTTTCAGAATCAACCTTACCAAACGAACAAGATATCTTTTCCAAAGAAATTAATATTTTCAATAATTCGCACGGTGCAGCGGTTTATACGGGATCTAATACGGTTATTTTCCGCAAGGCGATTGAAGATGTTGGTGGTTTTCCGACAGATACCATTACGGAGGATTTCGAGCTAGGTGTTCGGATGAATGTGGCTGGCTATGTAAATTATTCGACGAAAAGTCCAATGGCTAGTGGGTTAACGCCAACAGATTTGAAGAGTGTCATCAAACAGCGCGTGCGCTGGGGACGTGGCGTTATTCGCAGTAGCTACAATATGAATATCTTCTTTAATCCCAAATTGACAAAGGGGCAAAGAATTGTTTATATTAATAGCTATCTTTATTGGTGGTCTTTCTTTAGACGGTTGTTGTATATCTTGGCGCCGATTTTATATACGGTTTTCCATGTGCGTGTGGTGGTGTCAAATATCTGGCTACTGTTCCTATTCTGGTTGCCAAGTTACGCCTTGACACGCTTGTCAATGCGAGAAGTCTCAAAACAATACCGAACACAGGTTTGGGGAGAAATTGTGGAAACGATTTTTGCTCCGTATTTGTTTATTCCCATGATGTTGGAGTCCTTTGGCATTAGCGAGAAAAAATTTAAGGTGACACGTAAGGGAAATGATACGTCGTGGACGTTGTACCTTTATGCGCTTCCTTATCTTGTTTTGTGGGGATTAGCCGTTTATGGTTTGGTGATTTTTAACTATGGAAAATTTGGTTCAGAGCTTTTTTATGGAAGTATTATCAGTTTTTGGTTAATTTATCATATTATCAATTTGACCTTTGCGATTTTCTGTGCGTTTGGTCGTCCGATTTATCGCTCAAGTGAGCGTTTTACTGTTGATGAAGCTATGGTTGTTGAGGTTGATGATGATTCTTACCAAGTGAGAGTCTGTGATATTTCAGAAACGGGGATTTCATTCTATACGAATTTACCATTGTATTTGCCGAAAGAAAAAGAACTGACGCTTAATTTGCAATCACGTGATTATCATGCGAGGGTAAAAGGTCATGTTATTCGTGTTTTTGCGATTGATAATGGCTGGCGCTACGGCGTTCAATTTTCAGAAGTTCCTGAAGCTGATAAGCGTGAATTTTATCAGTACATTTATGACCGCGTTAATCACAATCTTCCGAAGGAAAAAGACCCTTGGATGACAACATGGGATGATTTATTTGAGAACTTTAGTCAACGTTTCCAAAGTAATGAACGTCCTATTTCAGCCTATGACCAAGTAGCTTTTCCGAAAGTCCGAGTCAATGAAGAGGTTCAAGTTGCTGGAAAAAAACGCCAGCTTAGAAAGACAGATTATTATTACATGACATTTTCTGGAAAATTGACCAATCCTAAAAAAGAACCGAATGTCGCATTTACCTACAAAGATTTACCAATTCAGTTGACTTTTGTGTCCTATGATATTGATAGAGGCGAATCGCTTTATCAAGTTACCAATTTAGCGGATTTGGATAGCTTACCTGCTTTTAAAGCCTTAGCCAATGAGTGGAGAGGGAGAGCATGA
- a CDS encoding sensor domain-containing diguanylate cyclase gives MILGKVSDFLIKHQRLLTYSSIFAALMLLTHLVYDAWIDHDNPTILVTLVVILVLCTVASYLNRRQHILSHFILESAKLINVYAVDLDYRFIAVNKNDIRLMEEVFHFTPKIGDFPMNYLDSEEAARLKVSVDRAKKGETFTFIDTIKAGDKTLYWQNMYSPIYNNRQKVIGVFCCVLDVTEQRVHELEIQKMAYEDVLTRVHNRRYIELAFEECLMRKEERITVIISDLDKFKEANDTFGHATGDKILIEFGDILTKIMPESAVIARLGGDEFAILLPGVSENQAEFLIKLVQAEMTLKDAGVTASLGVYTDSYQSHKNFVDFCAIADKKMYENKSQKGERR, from the coding sequence ATGATTTTAGGAAAAGTAAGTGATTTTTTAATCAAGCACCAAAGATTGTTAACGTACTCGAGTATTTTTGCTGCGTTAATGTTATTAACGCACTTAGTGTATGATGCTTGGATTGATCATGATAATCCTACCATTTTGGTAACCTTGGTCGTGATACTCGTCCTCTGTACCGTAGCTTCTTACCTTAATCGAAGACAACATATATTATCCCACTTTATTTTAGAGAGTGCGAAGCTTATTAATGTCTATGCTGTGGACTTAGATTATCGTTTTATTGCGGTCAATAAGAACGATATTCGGCTTATGGAAGAAGTTTTTCATTTCACTCCCAAAATTGGTGATTTTCCAATGAATTATCTTGATAGTGAAGAGGCTGCGCGTTTAAAAGTGAGTGTTGATCGTGCGAAGAAGGGTGAAACGTTTACATTTATAGATACTATTAAGGCAGGTGATAAAACGCTTTACTGGCAAAACATGTATTCTCCCATTTATAACAATCGCCAAAAGGTGATTGGCGTTTTTTGTTGTGTTCTTGATGTTACAGAGCAGAGAGTTCATGAACTTGAAATACAGAAGATGGCATACGAAGATGTTTTAACACGGGTTCATAATCGACGATATATTGAGCTTGCTTTTGAGGAATGTCTGATGCGTAAAGAAGAAAGGATTACGGTTATTATATCTGATTTGGATAAATTCAAAGAAGCCAATGATACCTTTGGACATGCTACGGGAGATAAAATTCTTATTGAGTTTGGTGATATTTTAACGAAGATAATGCCTGAAAGTGCTGTAATAGCAAGGTTAGGTGGAGATGAATTTGCCATTTTACTCCCTGGAGTTTCTGAAAATCAAGCTGAATTTTTAATAAAACTTGTTCAAGCAGAAATGACTCTCAAAGATGCGGGGGTTACAGCATCTTTAGGTGTTTATACGGACTCTTATCAATCACATAAAAACTTCGTTGATTTTTGTGCAATAGCTGATAAGAAAATGTACGAAAATAAAAGTCAGAAAGGAGAACGTCGATGA
- a CDS encoding YlxQ-related RNA-binding protein, with product MNNHQRLSNLIGLAQRAGKVISGEELVIKAIQSGKAKFVFLANDAGDNLTKKTTDKSHYYKVEVSTVFNTLELSAALGKPRKVVAIADAGFSKKMRTLMN from the coding sequence TTGAATAACCACCAAAGATTGTCAAATTTAATTGGCCTAGCACAACGTGCAGGAAAAGTTATTTCTGGAGAAGAATTAGTTATTAAGGCTATCCAATCTGGCAAAGCAAAATTTGTTTTTCTGGCAAATGATGCTGGTGATAATTTGACAAAGAAAACAACTGATAAAAGTCATTATTACAAAGTAGAAGTCTCCACAGTGTTTAACACACTGGAATTAAGTGCTGCGCTTGGTAAACCACGTAAAGTGGTTGCCATAGCAGACGCTGGATTTTCAAAGAAAATGAGGACTCTTATGAACTAA
- the trmB gene encoding tRNA (guanosine(46)-N7)-methyltransferase TrmB: MRVRKRKGAEEHLENNPHYVILNPEEAKGHWREVFGNDNPIHIEVGSGKGAFITGMALQNPDINYIGIDIQVSVLSYALDKVLDSQAPNVRLLLVDGSDLTNYFADSEINLMYLNFSDPWPKKRHEKRRLTYKTFLDTYRQILPEQGEIHFKTDNRGLFEYSLVSFSQYGMILKQVWLDLHASDFEGNVMTEYEEKFSQKGQVIYRVEAQFQ; encoded by the coding sequence ATGCGAGTTAGAAAACGTAAGGGTGCTGAGGAGCACTTAGAAAATAACCCACACTATGTTATCTTAAATCCAGAAGAAGCAAAAGGACATTGGCGTGAAGTCTTTGGTAATGATAACCCAATCCACATCGAAGTTGGTTCAGGAAAAGGGGCATTCATTACTGGAATGGCTTTGCAAAATCCAGATATTAACTATATCGGAATTGACATTCAAGTATCAGTGCTTAGCTATGCTTTGGATAAAGTTCTAGATAGTCAAGCACCAAATGTTCGTTTGTTGCTAGTTGATGGTTCTGATTTGACAAATTATTTTGCGGATAGCGAAATTAATTTGATGTATTTGAATTTCTCAGATCCATGGCCTAAGAAACGTCACGAAAAACGTCGTTTGACTTACAAAACATTCTTAGATACTTACCGTCAAATCTTACCTGAACAAGGTGAAATTCATTTCAAAACGGATAACCGTGGTTTGTTTGAATACAGTTTGGTAAGTTTCTCACAATATGGCATGATTTTAAAACAAGTTTGGTTAGACTTACATGCTAGTGATTTTGAGGGAAATGTCATGACTGAATATGAGGAAAAATTTTCTCAAAAAGGACAAGTCATTTACCGTGTTGAAGCACAATTTCAGTAA